GGTCTGGCCTTTAATAAAGGGAGGAGCTGATATGTACAGTGATGGATATATGAAGTTCCATTCAGTCTCTGAATCATATGAGAGCGTAGGCCTGACCTTGTTCTTTCAAGTTGTCCTGTCTGTTGACCTCAATGTAGTGCTGAACAGCGTGGTGCAAGTTAAGAGACTAGACAGTTCAGGTCTGTGTAATTGTGTTGTGGGGTTTGTTTAGGAGACAGTTACAATCAAATGAGTAGTAGAGTTGTATCCATGTGGACTTGTCATAGGGCTTACACAAtctcttcagaaagaaacaggATCATGATTTGCAGGGCTTCACATCAGGCAGTCAAGCATTAGCATACTTGGTGAAGTGCACTTTATTTCTCaaattttcagatttcagatATTTACCTTGCATGTTTACCAAAAATCAGATCTTGTTAGAAAGCATTTAATCTGGATGACAAATCTCTTACATGTGCTTCTAGAGAAGCATTCCTGCTAGTGAGGTGGAAGTGTACTATTGCTAAGGAGCAGGGGAGTGGTTGTGAAGGGCCAGATACAAACAGATTATTAGCTAGATGTCAGTGGTGTCATGGCTGGTGATGGCAGTAAGGACAAGGAAGAACTAGAGACAGCCTCAGGAAATGAAGTAGGCTGCAGGTAAGGTTAGCTACAGAAGGGTTATCAATTATTATCCTTGAAGTGGTCACTGCCATATCATGTAGCTCTCttgaatatgtatttttaatccACCATAATTTTCAAAGAGGCTTTTCAGATATTTAACTAgttttgctctgattttttttccttttctgatgtTCTTCGAGGTGTGATGATAAGAAAACCTGAATGTAGTGAAAACAATCCACAGTGTGTTAAAGATACTTTGTCCTTTCAGCACTTTGTTACTCTTCTTTATTGATCTGAATGCTGCTTTAGATCTCTTTGTTTTCACTGGAGGGATACATTAGGGTCATGTCCAGCTTGTCGAGTAATTACTTGTAATTGTTCATGCTATGTTCTTATTCAGCTTTAAGGCTTATAAAGCACaggcttcctttttttattctcaaTAAGGAGAATTCACatttatcctttaaaaaaatagattcaAAATAAGCCCAAATTAGCTCTAAGGATAATTTGCCTTTCAGTGCTTATGTCTTCAATAGTTTTGTCACTTGCATAAGGGACAACTAGTGAAACTGAAGAATTGAATTTGGCCATGACTGAATTCTTGTGGGAACTGTTAGTGACAGGTCCATtagatgaaaagcagaaaaatattaattaatttggaaaatggTTAATActttgctgtggttttggattttttttgtgtgtgatggtggtttttatttttatcagacTGTGTAAGAAGTCTGAACTACTTGGCATTATCTTCATCAGTGCTCTCTTGTTATCAAGTGACTTGACATGTGGGAAATATCTCTAACTTATATTTAGAGTTGTGTTGCCTGTCTTGTCACTAAGTACATTCTAGGTGAGTAGAATCTTTTAAAGAATCATACTACAGACTACAGATGTGGCAATACTGAAAAGACCAGTATTGGTCTTTTACATGTTGGGATATTGCCTGTTTCCTGTTAGGTCTTCATACTAGAAGGTTCAACTTCCCTTTTTAATAACTGTGGTTAACTTCCTTTGCCTTTCTATTtaacagagaacaaaaagaCAGTACTAACATTCTCATAATAGAgagttaaaataatattaaaccATCTTTTCTTCTGTACATCACACATATAAAAAGGATACTGTCAGGATAGTTGGAGTGGTCCCTAAAGCCAAAGTGCGTAAAGATTCTGAGTTGAACTTCCTGTTTCCATTTGCATGAACTGACTTAGAAAGTTTGTGTAAACGTGAAAGCAGTAAGTCTACTCTAAATCTAATTGTGTGGCAGTTTTATCAAAAATCACAAATATATCACCTAAGAATGAACAAATATTGTTGCCAGGCCTTCTCTCATATAACTGTGTTCAGAATATATGCCTGTGGCTCAGAGTGAAATATGCTTGAAATTCAAGTAGCAggtcagttttttaaaaagatacttAAGGTAGCGTatggagaaaatacttttttaaagtCTTGTATTTGTTCAATCTTGTAAGAAATCATTAAGAAGATGAACTAACTATTCACATCATACCACCAGTGGTTTTTACAATCACTGCTGTATCTGCTCCTTAGTCTGTGTTTCTCAAGTTCAGGTTCCCAGGGATCTGTCTTTAATGATAAGTTTCAGTGGTTATGCAAAAATGCTGAGCACTTGTCCTACTTTATCTGTGCTGCTTATTCAGTAATTAATTGATTTCCTGTTCCTTGGCTCTGTTTGGACCACTCCAGTTAACTTTCCAAGAAATCTGTCCAAACCCTAAATACTCCTGTGTGGGTGGTAGGCAGGCAGTACAGTAATTTGGCTTTGGATACAAACACTCCTGACTGTTTTTGCATCTCAGCAATGCAGCAGAACTTGCCATGTGGGAATTCCTCTTCTAGAAGATGCTTCTTTTAGAGTGTGACTTGCCTCATCTGTTCaaaggacattaaaaaaaaatcctcaaaattaGGGCTTCTGGACTTTCCCTTTGCTTGTGGTCTTTCTGTAGATTTAAATTTGTGCAGTGGATTGTCCAGGATCAGGTTCTTGATTAACATCTAATGTTACATGGCCTGATTTGCCCAATTCATAAATGGATAGAAAAATTTATTACACGTCCTCTActcaaaaatgtaaaaatgtcagttttagtattatttttaaattatgcaatATCAAAATAATGCTTTATCAACAAATGCTGTCAAGAAGTAAAAGCTAGGACTGCTGTGCAGTGTGAAACCATTGGGATTTTTACTGAAAGACATCCTACTCTTTCAtttaaacttcctttttttttcagtctcactTTATTTCTGCACTGACAGTGGTGTTTGTGAACTCCAAATCCCTCTCTTCACTTAAGATTGATGACACACCCGTAGATGATCCATCTCTCAAGGTTCTGGTGGCTAACAACAGCGACACGCTCAAACTGTTGAAAATGAGCAGCTGTCCTCATGTTTCTCCAGCTGGTAAGCtactgtggttttggggttagCCTGTTCGTgattttttggttggttggttgggattttttaatgcaTGCATTAAACTCTGTCTGAAACCAGTACACCTCTGAAAACATAGGGGTGGGGTAAGAGGGGTGATGAATATGCTATTACTGGCAACCGTCCCTGAATAAAGTACTTTCAGCTGGTGGTCGATCCATCTATCCTACCACTTCCCAGCGACTACTGGGCTAATGATAAAATAGCGCATGTCTGTTGTGGGCAAATAGTGAACCTCATGTGGAACTTAATGAGACTATATCAAATTGATTGTGCTCTATTTGTGCAATGACAAATATTCCAATATAATTAAGCTTTTTTGGGATATGAGTTTCTTTTCCATACTTCGTTATGTGTGGGTTTTGACTGTTGGCATGCCTTGGATTAGGAAGATGCTGATTTAGTCATTCTGAAAGAAAGTCATTGCTGTAGAAAAACTGCAGGCAGCATCAAAAAGCGGAGATGAGACTGAGCTGTGCAAAACTTCTGCAGTCACCAAATGTACTTCTCAAACACTCTTAAATGTGTCTGTAAGAAGAATGAAGCCAGCTCATACCAGAATGAAATCACTCAAGATTGTTGAAGTCCCAGAATTAACATTTGTGGTAGACTTAGGCAACACACAGCAAGTTTAGGATTTATTCACAGACCATCAGCTTAACACTTACAGTTTTTCActgagaaagggaagaggaattGTAATGAAATGCTGGCAACTTAGTATGATTCCTCTTCTGAGGATGAGTAGAAACTATAGAACCATAACACCATAACTTTCTCCATGCGAATACATTGCAGCTGTAAATGCTAGATTTATTATCTGTCAAATTCACCAGCAGTATTCCTacaaggggaaaggggaaagcaGTACTATTGCAGAGGGCGTGTTATTGTGGTgataacaaacaaaacaaacttaaTACCTTTTGCAAGTGTAGCTCTCAGACAAAGCCTCATGTTTGGTTTTGTATAAAGAAGTCCTGAAAATGCAAGACTGATGTTTTGCAGCAGCCTGGTCCAGCAAAGTGTTCACAGAATTAACTGTAATATTGCCTCCTCCAAAGCTTTCTAGTTGTAGATGGGGGTTGTTTAAATTGGCTTGAGGGACTGGCTTTTGCAgcttaaaattgttttttgaGAATCCTTGTGTCTGAGAAGTGCAAGAGCTGTAACATGTCTTTCAAGAGGAAAAGGCTTCAGCAGTAATTTGTAGCTAGGCAGAGAGAGTTGTTTCCTTGAGCTTGGATTGAAGAGTAACCTGTCAGCTCTAGCAGACTGCTGGTTTGTGGATATAATCCTTGCTAGAAGGCTTCATTGGAACATCATACACTTGATAATTTGGAAGGAGACATGAGTGTGTTCTGATTGATGTATCTTGCATGGTTGTAAGTTGAAGGAACGATGGGTAAGAAATGGTTGTGCCTGTTTAAGGAGCACAACTGTTATTGTCCTTCATGGAGGATGAATAGATTGAGGTAAGATGCATTAGTAACCAAACCAGGGAGTGCTGAGCAAACAGTAGAAGAGTTTAATTGCTTAATTCAGATATGGGTGTGCCTTGAGATGGAGAAAAAAGTGGAGGCACTGGGTTTGCATGACTGTTCTGTGGGGCAGtgagggggctgcaggagtggTTTCTGTGAAaactgccagaagcttccccatGTCCACCAGAGCCAAGGCCAAGCCCATCAGTGACTGGTAGGGCCTTTGGGATAACCTGtttaaaaacagggaaaaggtaCTGCAGGAGAGCAATTGCAGCTGGAGATAGGAGTGAGAATACAtgagagaagcagctctgcagacacaaaggtcagtgaagaaggaggagcaggagctgatccaGGTGCCGGAactgagattcccctgcagcccatggtgcagccatggtgaggcagctgtgcccctgcagcccatgaaggGCCTCATGTTGGAACAGGGGGatgcctgaaggaggctgtgaccctgtgggaagccCATGCTGGGAAGCACATGTTAAGAGAGGagccccatgctggagcaggtttgatGGCATGAATTGACCCTGTGTGGAACATTGGagtctgttcctgaaggactgcatgCCATGGAAGAGACttcatgctggagcagtttgtgaagaactgcagtcTGAGAAGGACTCCCACTGGAAAGTTCATGGGGGACTGCTCCCATGTGAGAGACTCCATGCTAGAGCCAGGAAAGAGTGTGGGGGTGGTCtccccctgaggaggaaggCGTGGCAGAGACAATGTCTGAAGAACTGACTACAGcagcccccattccctgtccccttgtgtgctgggagggaagaaggtaaagaaaatcATGAGGAAGTTAAGCCTGGGAAGAACAAAGGAGTGAGAGGAAGGTGTGTTAAGATTCAATTTTATTCCTCATTAACCTACTCTGATTCAATTGATAATATATTAATTTCCCcaagttgagtctgttttgcccatgatggtaattggtgagtgatctctcttTGTCACCCTTATCTTCACTCTTGAGTTTTTAATTGTATTCtctgtcccctgcccagctggggaagggagtgACTGCacagctttggtgggcacctggtgtCCAGGGAGGGACAACCCATCAagtgaaacaaagaaagaagctGGTATGTGGACAGTTGGCTTCAAGAGCAGGCAGGCTGCAAAAAGGAGACTCTTGAAGGAAAATGTGAcctggatttttgtttttgtaacgGGGATATTATAATTAGCAGGCTTCTATAAATGTGGAAAAACTTTATTGAACCAAAAGGACTGTGAGTTACAAAACTAATTACTTACAGATGCAGTTAAGATGTCTTCAGATTGGAGGAGAGGGGAATGTTCATTACTAGGTCAGTTCTCAAGAAATTTTTAGTGAAGGACAGAAAAGAGTAATGAAAGTGGAGCAAGAGAGACTCCACTACTGCagggataaagaaaaaagattgaTATCAAACAGTGAATTGCTCTAAGTTACTGTACAAAGATAAAGAGGCACGTTTGAGTTTGGGCTGGAGAAACAGAGGCAGTGATGTATTTCTAATTTTGTGAGCTTTTCTGAAGTTACTTCTGTTTGTTGTTCCCACTCTGAAATACTAACTGTTGGAACAGAGGGAATGGAAAATGTTCCTGTAAAAGTGATATTTGTGTTGTGGCATGGGGTAGGAGGGCTGCTTCTCTTGGAGTGGGAgttgggaagcagagcaggtATCAGATGTGCCTTCATCAGGGACATCATGggtcagggattttttttgatgCAACTCCATGCAGTAAGATCAGAGAGCAGAGCCGTTTACCTCTCAGTGACACAAAGGTGTAGGCAGTGCCTAGGGGTGTTCTGTGAAGTACATGGGCTCCAGGCAGGCCCTCTAGTAGCTGTCTGCACTGCAGTCATTGTCAACTCTGTATGTAGGATGCATAATGGCACTGGCAGACCATGCATATCCACTTCCAGACCCATAAAAATCACAGTAAGATGAaccccagctcttcccttttTGCATTGCACTGGTCCATAATGTACCCCTAAAGTTAACAAAGATTTGTGGAAGGATTGCAGCCAGGACAACAAGCTTTGTCGAGATGAGAAGATGTATATGGATCTTGAAACTGCCTAAAATACTTTCTATTTCAACAGACCTTGGTATTCTGAAGCAGCATGTCTGAGTTTCCTTAGAGAGTGATCATAGTGACCCTTCTGATTCATGCAATGTTTttgcagtgacttttttttttttaagaaagtgtTTCTGTGCTCAGTATAGACTTCTCTTAAATTTAATAGCTGCTCTTTAAAATAActgctgttttctgaatttcttcctGTTGCTTCAGAACTACAGTGTATTGAGCTCAGGTTTTTCAGTTCCATGTTAAATGCTATGTTCTCATCCCTTCTCTTAATGGAAAGGCCGTATCCTACATTTCAAGCAGTTTTCTGGGTCACATGAAATACAGAGGACTGAATGCTGttctttgtgctttttatttttttcagtactgcTACCAGTATAATACCATCGCTTGTATCTACAAATAGTGTGAGTGGAAACCTTAGGCTGACCCGGattctctttttaatatttttgtcttctgtgagCTGCAGATTATATTGAATCATTAAAGAGAATCTGAAAATTGCTGTTTTATAAATTACTGCTCCATATTGCTActattttgcctctttttttgcTGTAGCTTTTCCAAATTTAAGCATTTATACTTTcctagaaaaaaacaaatactgacagcagcagcctctctATTGAATTAAAATCTAACATTCATGTTACTTTTGCtttacatttgctttcttcagatgacaaatttctttctgttcctttgtCAGCTACAGAGCGCTCAGCAGTTCTTCTACAGCTGGTTAAGGAAATACTTTTATCATGAGTGAGGACCTTTTACAAAAATGAGGTTGAGTGTATGTGGTCTTACAACAGGGCAGAACAGTCAGAATATCCGATTTATATATTTGTCACTTCTGTTTATGTGTTTGTTCACTTCTTTATGATTCCCAGCAAAATagagatgtgtgtgtgtctgtctcaCATGTAGGTACAAAGAAGTCGCAAGATCCTGCTTGTGAAAAAGACTAACGTTCCGGTTCTCCaagtttgatttggttttgatttAAGGTCTTGGTTGGACGTTTGAAATAGGTGTCCATAGCACCCTCCTGACACACATAAACAAATTCCCTCCTGTTTTGTGTTCAGTCATCAGTGCCTTTATCTGTGTAACCCCTTGCATCGTGTTGTCTTCTCACAGGTATCCTTTGTGTGGCTGACCAGTGCCATGGCTTGCGTGAGCTGGCGCTGAACTACCACCTGCTGAGTGATGAGCTGCTGCTCGCTCTGTCTTCAGAGAAACACGTCAGGTTAGAACACTTGCGCATTGATGTGGTTAGTGAAAATCCTGGACAGACTCAGTTCCACACGATTCAGAAGAGCAGCTGGGACGCTTTCATCAAGCATTCTCCTAAAGTAAATTTAGTCATGTACTTTTTCTTGTACGAGGAGGAGTTTGACCCGTTCTTTCGTTACGAGATACCCGTCACTCACCTTTACTTCGGAAGGTCAGTCAGCAAGGATGTGCTCGGCCGCGTTGGGATGACGTGCCCGCGGTTGGTTGAACTGGTGGTGTGTGCCAACGGATTGCGGCCGCTGGACGAGGAGCTGATCTGCATCGCGGAGCGGTGCAAGTACCTGTCGGCCGTGGGCCTCGGAGAATGTGAAGTCTCTTGCAGTGCCTTTGTGGAGTTTGTGAAGATGTGTGGCGGTCGCCTCTCTCAGCTCTCTATTATGGAGGAAGTTTTGATTCCTGATCAGAAATACAGTTTAGAGCAGATCCATTGGGAGGTTTCAAAGCATCTTGGTAGAGTCTGGTTCCCAGACATGATGCCCACTTGGTAAAGTCTTTAAAAGACTCCAGGGCAAATGGAGTAGCACCTTAAACCCAAGCTTACCATATTGCAATTTCCTGTATAAGCTTATTTAATAATATAGATTTTGCTGCAAGTTAATTAACGGTTtgattagaaaattaatttttctttaaaaaattgttttggaaCCTGAGAACCAAAAGAGTTCACAGCTCCAAAACCTGTTTTCATCCAAACAAAATTCAGGATTTTGTTTTAGATTTATTCTTTGTCATTAAAGGTGACCTCAGatatttttggaaataaaaattatttaatatattgaaATGCACTTGCAAAATACCAGTTTTGATatgctgtttttctttgatttagATTAGTAGTATTGGATACAATCATATTTGATCTTAAAAAGCCAAGCAAAACCCTACCAAAATTGCATGCTTTTGTTGCAGACTGTAGCATTTCTAAATCCAGT
This sequence is a window from Vidua chalybeata isolate OUT-0048 chromosome 2, bVidCha1 merged haplotype, whole genome shotgun sequence. Protein-coding genes within it:
- the FBXL3 gene encoding F-box/LRR-repeat protein 3 isoform X1, yielding MKRGRKTNEANSSSSEGTAEKESKRHKIVEKKTTVVQSPDWANLLQDIILQVFQYLPLLDRAHASQVCRSWNQVFHMPDLWRCFEFELNQPATSNLRTTHPELIKQIIKRHSNHLQYVSFKVDSSKESAEAACDILSQLVNCSLKTLGLISTARPSFMDLPKSHFISALTVVFVNSKSLSSLKIDDTPVDDPSLKVLVANNSDTLKLLKMSSCPHVSPAGILCVADQCHGLRELALNYHLLSDELLLALSSEKHVRLEHLRIDVVSENPGQTQFHTIQKSSWDAFIKHSPKVNLVMYFFLYEEEFDPFFRYEIPVTHLYFGRSVSKDVLGRVGMTCPRLVELVVCANGLRPLDEELICIAERCKYLSAVGLGECEVSCSAFVEFVKMCGGRLSQLSIMEEVLIPDQKYSLEQIHWEVSKHLGRVWFPDMMPTW
- the FBXL3 gene encoding F-box/LRR-repeat protein 3 isoform X2 codes for the protein MFRMKRGRKTNEANSSSSEGTAEKESKRHKIVEKKTTVVQSPDWANLLQDIILQVFQYLPLLDRAHASQVCRSWNQVFHMPDLWRCFEFELNQPATSNLRTTHPELIKQIIKRHSNHLQYVSFKSHFISALTVVFVNSKSLSSLKIDDTPVDDPSLKVLVANNSDTLKLLKMSSCPHVSPAGILCVADQCHGLRELALNYHLLSDELLLALSSEKHVRLEHLRIDVVSENPGQTQFHTIQKSSWDAFIKHSPKVNLVMYFFLYEEEFDPFFRYEIPVTHLYFGRSVSKDVLGRVGMTCPRLVELVVCANGLRPLDEELICIAERCKYLSAVGLGECEVSCSAFVEFVKMCGGRLSQLSIMEEVLIPDQKYSLEQIHWEVSKHLGRVWFPDMMPTW
- the FBXL3 gene encoding F-box/LRR-repeat protein 3 isoform X3; its protein translation is MFRMKRGRKTNEANSSSSEGTAEKESKRHKIVEKKTTVVQSPDWANLLQDIILQVFQYLPLLDRAHASQVCRSWNQVFHMPDLWRCFEFELNQPATSNLRTTHPELIKQIIKRHSNHLQYVSFKVDSSKESAEAACDILSQLVNCSLKTLGLISTARPSFMDLPKSHFISALTVVFVNSKSLSSLKIDDTPVDDPSLKVLVANNSDTLKLLKMSSCPHVSPAGILCVADQCHGLRELALNYHLLSDELLLALSSEKHVRLEHLRIDVVSENPGQTQFHTIQKSSWDAFIKHSPKVNLVMYFFLYEEEFDPFFRYEIPVTHLYFGRSVSKDVLGRVGMTCPRLVELVVCANGLRPLDEELICIAERCKYLSAVGLGECEVSCSAFVEFVKMCGGRLSQLSIMEEVLIPDQKYSLEQIHWEVSKHLGRVWFPDMMPTW